In the Hydractinia symbiolongicarpus strain clone_291-10 chromosome 13, HSymV2.1, whole genome shotgun sequence genome, CTTAAAAAGAATTGATTTGATTCTAATTAAGCAATTATCTTTGTTtccgaaattatttttttccaacCATGTTATTCGGGAAATACACAGAGGTAAACAATACGAGCTTCTTCTGTACGAAAAAGCTCTTCAATACGTCTCAATTTAGTCactatttttcattaaagttaGTCTCGTGATTTTAAACGTTGATTTAAGCATCACTTAGTGAAAACCAGGCCAAGCTTTCAATTAAAGTAATGTTGATGCAACCTGATTAGAAAAGTACAAATTGATGTTAATTGGTGTTTAATTACTCAAAGGTCAATGTATACAATTGCGAAATTACTAAATGTCAAATCGTTCTTCATTATGATAAAATGATTGcgagttattttaaaaatttcactcCTTGAAAGGACAAATTCTGAGTAATAATGCACTACTAGGAAGTGTAATTTTTGATGATAGAACACTTAACCTCataaaaatatggaaaaatatatattttttttcgcaTTTAAAATTCTTAATGTCAGCTTGTTATAGCCATTTGCCGAAATGAGTAAAGGCTAAAACATTCTTGGTTTATTATTGTTAGGAAATATTATGTTTATTtgcaacctcgaacccagggcctgtagcgttttttgatatgaggatgaaacgcgtacgaggCCCTGGTACAACAGACTGAAATTCGCCCAAAATTAAGCATGCAGAGAAACGTAATGTATGCGTGACGTTTTCGATCGAAGATGGTGTTCTAGTGGCGGGAGGGTACTTTAGCCAGCGCTACCTATAGCTACACTGTAAAATTACAGAGTAAATACAACCCTTAATGGCTTTCTAGTCATTTTGTGGTGTATGATACATATAGTATTGtatagtggaaacaatccactaactataggtttttgtgattttctgggatagccactttaaatgtttattattattcttattttaaatattatagaatagaatttctaaattttacatCTACGTCAAAAATAACAGATGATGCGATGGAACCCTTCGCAATTTTGGAGAAAATTCAAAGATCTCTGGAGTGTCGAAATTTTCCTGACCTTAACTTTAAACCCAAACAAGTCAAGTGCTTGGAGTCCATAGTAAGAGGACAGGATGTCATTGGGGTGTTTCCAACAGGATATgggaaatctttaatttttcaactGTTACCAGATGTCATAAGAAACAAAGACGAAAAATCTTCAATTGTCATTGTAATCACTTGTTTAAACGCAATTATGGAAGATCAAGtgaattttctgaaaaaagtaGGAATGACTTGCTACATCCTACGTGACTTAAATTTTGAGGAGAATGCTGTACAGACGTTGTTTGAGGATATCTGTCTGAGTGATAAAACAGAAGATGTCTTACCATCATTTGTATTGGATGGTCATTGTGACTTCCTATTTTGCCATCCAGAGGCTATATTGAGTGAGAGAGGAAGAACTTTGATGAAaacgaaaatttatcaaaaaaatgtcaaagCTTGTGTCATTGATGAGGCTCACTGCTTGGACACCTGGTAAGTACTACTTTATTTATAtaggtatatatatagctacaactttaaaaaagttaaatattatatatatatgtatatatatatatagtattatatatatatataatacaaaattattatatataactaacaaaatgttaatcctaaaatatatatatatttctttatctttaaGGGGAAAAGAATTTCGCAAAGAATTTGAAAACGCAATGCGAGCTTTTTTTAGAGAGGTACCTTTTATCGCACTTACAGCTACCGCAACAGAAAAAACACTGgctaaaataaaacatatacTTGGAATGAAAACCCCAACAATAATATCTGTTAATCCAAACAGAAAAAATGTATACATGTgcaaagaaaagagaaaagttGGTGAAGAAGGTATTGAAAATATCATCTTGCCACTTGCAAAGGAGCTAAAATCACTAAAGAAAAGTTTTCCTCAAACTATTATATATTGTGGATTGAGGTTTTGTGGGTATATATAcaagttaataaaaaatgtattaaaggAACACATGTATGTTGAAAACATAACAAACCCTAGCAATTGTTTAATTGTGCAATTTCACGCACCACAAACAAAGTGAATGAAAAACGAAATTCTCCTTGAAGTTGCAAAAGAAGTTTCAAACATTTGCGTTATAATAGCAACTTCTGCGCTTGGTATGGGTGTTCATGCACCCTATATCGAACAAATTTTCCATATAAGTCCACCAAGTACCATCAAAGACTATATGCAGCAATTTGGACGGGCTGGTCGAAGAGGGCAAGAAGCATTGGCAAGATTGTACTATACCGGGCATGATATCAGCAGTAGgcgtttaaaacaaaataaagttgaTGAACATATGGTGAATTTTTGTACTACGACACAATGCCTTCGTAAAGTATTGATGATTCACTTTGGATATCATTATCAACCCCAGGATCAATGCTGTAGCAATTGTGATTCTTCACTCTTGAAAGAACCTAAAAAAGAGGAACGTATTAAATATAGAGAAGTATCAGATGagagtttaaagaaaaaattaaaaatggctgAGATACCTTCAACTCATTCCAAATTGCCTCAATATTAAAGTTATTCATATCTTCAAATAATGTCCCATATAAAACACTACCATTCTTTTTCTTGCATAATTCTTTTGACTTTCTTTCAATAGATGCTGTGATGATACATTTTTGTGAGAAGTAAATGCTGGGTATGAGAGATGAGATATTTGCGATTGTACTTGGTATTCTTAATTTAACTTTCTGATTGATATGGTCAACTTGATCTTCACTTAATAGTCTTGATTGAAATACAAATCTGTCTTTATGGTACACAGACTTATCATATTCCACTGTTGAATTCTGTGATGTGCTTCCTGCTTTTTCATAAACCAGTTGTTTTTTTGGTGACACTATAAATCAAGATAGTAAATttgaagaatatatataaaatataaaaaagtatacatGTATATGcatagtatatataaaaaagatatatgtaatttttaaaacataggtAAGAAAGAATGTATATTTTACCTCTGAGTTTCTTTGTGGTACATTTTTGTTCTGGTGACGATATTACCCTTTTCACACTGCAATTTTTCCGAAAGCTTATCTGTGCATTCCGACACAAAATCTTAAATTGTAcaaagttttcaatttttctttcacatttACGACAGATTATATCATTTATGTTATCAGTTTGCACAATTGTGATACCCACAGTGCCTTGTATTTTCTCTTGAAGTTGTTTTGATGTtccaatatttccaaaaatttgacTAAATCGTTTTAAGTCAGTCTCAGCACACAGTCTACACACTTTATCACATCCACTATAAACTTTATGTGGTGTGATATTTTCTTTCCCTTTGcctaaaaacaaagatttatattagttgttattttttgtatatatatatttccttttatttatacagctagctatactttatttcctaaaatattttttaatgctcTAGCTAGTATTCTTATcccaaaaaattgtcaaataatATCCCTTGAATTGTGACATAAAAAAGATTACTTGTCATTGTTGTGCATCTtcaagctagctaacagtatcTAGCTAGTTAGCCAACATACATACTAAAAAAGTTGCATCTATACCAAGTTTCTGTTTTAgcatgtgaaaacaaaaattaaattgcagtttttttaaaaatataagtattgTGTCCCAACAAAAGGTGAGAAGTACCTGCTACTTTCGTTAGCAGGACAGATGTTCATCGCACCATTCCATTTGACTTGTCAGCTGCCTTTTTCCCATCAgtgaaacaacaaaaataatgtttaaaaattttgaacagcACCGATAAATTTGTAACGATGCAAGGAAAGTCAAAAATAACgtgaattaataaatattttcttcataaaCAAGTTACCAAAAAATCTGCGTAATGCTCAtcgccatatttgttgttactATAAAATGCTGTGCTTGCAAAAAATACTTCTgcatttattatctttttagcataatttaaaaaagccgtATACGCATTCTCATTGGTTGAGTAAGTCTGTTGTACCAGGGCCTCgcacgcgtttcatcctcatatcaaaaaacgctacaggccctgggttcgaggttggtTTATTTGTTTATCGTTTGGTAATAGTGCTGACTATAgttcaaaatttctttcttttccaaTCACAACAATAATTTGAATTGTCCTATTTGCTTGTAATTACATTGTGCGTGCGATTTATCTATCTTGATTCGTCAGTcaataaaagtaaaatttttcttcTCCTATTGACTTTGGGTGCTTGGAAacttaccaaaaaaaaaataatcaaaaattcaCTGTCTGTTCTAATTTCTTTACTATCTTCGTATTCATGAGCCTTGCATTCCTAAACTTACTAACTTTTTTCATTACACTTGATGgctttagtttttttttgccaaattttttttttttttgggaacTTTTTTCTAGGAGTTACCATATCAACTAGATGTGGTATCCCGTCAGAATATCATAGGCGTATAAAAGGTTTGGGGACAAGGTTGAAAACAACCTAATTGGTTAGTATTGCTATTAGCTGCTGAAcatttgtattgttttaaatgGTAATATTATGAAGGATATCAACGTAGGAGATCAAACTACCTTCACGCATTAATCAATATTATTGGTTCTTACTGGTCAGCGGAAAAACACGTGATTTCTGAAAATCCAATATAGCTGTTCATGTTTTGCAACACTACAGTCTTAGTACGTCGTGTTGAAAATCTGATGAGCAGCTTTTGTGAACTGCGCTTAAGTGGAGAGTAGACAaagttgtaaattttttttctgttgcaAAAGCTTTTGCGTTTTCAAAACGTTGTACTTATTGTTACAATTTTAGTcggtagaactttaaaatgggcTTTTTTTTGTCACCGTTTTTACTGTCGAGACTAGTGAAGCACGGACGGGTACCAGTCTAGTGGGacgtaaattattattttttgagtGTTGATAACAGAACTACCTTGTTAAACGGTATGAAAGGTACAAAAAccaattatttttacaaataaatcattttgaattattattttatgttcagtTGGTTTCGCCAGCTTCACCAAGCTAGAAcggttgtttgttatttttttttgtgatctgaATTTTATGAAGCTCGATTAGCATTTGCTTACATGGAGTTTCAACAggctaaaattcttttttaaaaagaaaattaattattaattattaataacgtGATCACAATTAGAGAAAGAAAGCAAATACTCTCCCGTAAAGGCCTGTAATAAATCAGTATTACGCCGTAGAACTTCCTGCCGAAACGGCTggttatgttttaaaatatctGCAAAGTATTTCTATGGAGTatgaaaaatttcataaaagaGTCGAAAGACTATGTGTGCAGGTTTCAACTTcaacaaaaaatttctttttgttgaaCTTTCAGAAGGTTCATTTCTTTGCTGTCATGTTTGAATATTTCCTTTGTATGAGATCAAGTGACCATTTGCATTGTTTAGTTGAATGACATCTGCCGGCCAAAATCACCAAGAACGTTAGGGCACAAACCCCCAATTTAATGTATTTTGTTTATTAGCCAGGGCTTTCATAAAAGCAAAACTTCGCACACGTTATTTTGCTTTATAGAGATTTTATTTACGAAAACATATTGCTAAGTTACAGCAATTCTACGAGATGTAATAACAATAACTTGCATCGGTTTATTTCCTAGCCCCCGCAAAGAACCTGCCCCTCGGGTAAACGAAAATTTTTGCGCATTATGCGGTTCTGTTTGGGATCTATAAATTCCAGTGCTGAacaatttttaaggtttttactATTTTCGTAGGGGTATACTTTCTCattgttataaaaatgttaaaagcctataaataaacttttaataaattttcaagCTCTTCTCTACATGAATGAAGTAAAAACACCAGGAACCATCAGATGAACCACAACAAATAATTCTGTATAAGTGCACCGTTGGGCGTCGCATTGTTTCGCCTTATTGATCAACTGTGAAGTTAATGCTGAAgtataaatcaaaacaaaaacaaacatgttTTGTTAATAAAGGTCTTTAACGTTATTTTCGCTAGAAAATGTCTCGTCTGGTGTTCTGTCTCACTATCTATGTAATTTGTAATCTATCAGATACACGTGTTAGTTGTTATGAAAATGTTACATCTACATCAGTGGAAGGTATTTTTCACTTTGTATTTCAATACACCCTTCGTATTTCAATACACACTTCGTATTTCAATACACGTAAATTCAGCACAATTGTACTTAATTCAGACAAAGGTAAAGAAGGTGAAGAAGAGCGCTACgcgatcaaaaaaaaaaaagccgggaattttacttttaataatCACACAGTAAAAGCTAAGCAAGGTAGTGATATGTCTGAACTTTtcctacaaaaaaagttttatatttattttcttatataataTTTGCTAATGAAAAATATTCTGCACTGTGTTTTAAACAGACTTAACCTAGCCTGCGATTTAACAAATTAACCTCTTTACACTGTTTGTTGATTTTAAGTACTTGATAGAAAAATATAAGATGAGAGGATATTGCATAACTTCTCTGAAACTGTACTAAGAACATTTCAACAATGCTTTACACTGTATTGTAACTGATTCGCGCCGAAGAACATAACTTTACATGGTTTGTACAGGAGAAACATTGGTAACAAatgtgtgtataaattttatacGTATCTGAATTTTTATGCCTGTACAAATAcgcttaaataataaaataaataggtTGCTCCTGGTGTTTAGACTCTACCCTAGTTTAACTCTCAATTGTTTCTCTCTTAGGTGCAAGCTTATACGCTCACAACTTTCTTCGGGCATTGCACGGTGTATTGCCTGTAAAATGGAACAAGACATTGGCTAAAGGTGCAGAATCATGGGCAAGGGTATTGGCGAATAAATCGAAGCTCATGTTGTCAAACTATAGTGAATATTTTTCTGAGAATGTTTATGCATTGCGTGGAACAGATGAACCACAATCAGCTTATATTGCTACTCATAGATGGTAGaaagtttttcatttctttttgcTAAAATTGCGCAAAAACTATAAGCTAGTCGAAAAGGTCCATGGAAAAATTCACTTAGGCTgcagaacaatggaaaagatccgtcatttgaattttgatgacgtcagcaatgaaccATCGATAcgcaaaattttaagaattaatTTGGCGTGACATTTACTGCGTAGAAAATGCATTTTATTACTTGCTTTTTACGAACGCAAAATATATTGGAACTTAaatgtttttgatgacgtcatcaacccttATGTTCCGAAACAGGTAGACTGACCCAGATTTAGGGAACCGAAAACATTAATTTGCATTTCTCCATGAAATAATAGTTTTCTTTTATGATACTTACTACTTATTTTACCTCCCCACAGGTACAGTGAGATCAAAAACTATCCTTTCGACGATCACAACATTACCAAAGAAAATTATCTCTCCTCAGCCTTCTCAGCATTAATATGGGACGATGTTAAACAGCTTGGCATTGGTGTATCACATCATATTGGAACAAGGGAGTCGTATGTAGTGGCACGCTATTCACCAAAACCCAACATTGGAAATTTTAGCGCACATGTGAAACCGCCTCTCAAATTTAAAAGTAggtcacataattttttttttttacatagctTAATAAACAAATTGTCATTTTTATTCTGTTCGCTTCATTTAAGTTttagtagtaattttttttaattaattaacgAAAAATTTCACCTTTTGCACTATGTTTAAGAGTTTTAAATATACTGCAAGAATATATTTGTATAACAACAAGAAACTTACTATGTGGAAACTCAATACAATTTACTCTAATGCTATAAAGTAGCAGCTCTTCTTAACCCAGAGGGCAACTTAGCAGAAAAGTGTCTGTAAAGAAGACTCCTGTTTAACCTATTAGGCCTATTAAATTTGGGGAAGAGGCATAATAACCGCAGCATATTTAATgggatataacttttttttaagggCTAATATTCCTTTCCCCTCCGTAACCTTTCTTAACTTTTATCTGGTATTACgggaaatcaaatttttttttagaaaagacaTTTTGTTTGAAGGGGTAAATCGGTGTTAAAACTTTTAAGCTAATAATAAGCAGTCAAGTTACTAAGCATAGAAGATATATTACAAATGTATTTGTATACATATACATGTAGAGGAATACTTGgaagtttttacattttttttgcagaagataaaaagattgttatacCACCGCTAGAAGATTTAATAAAACCAACTGATCCCGAAGCAAAGAAGAGCTTATATTTGTAAGTCTGTGATGTATACATTAGGTGTACACCGCCATTGCCTGCCCAATTTCCCTTACATAggatgggttgacccgtagctgtagcTGTCgcaaagacacttgctaaacatgcctgcgctgtcGTCGGAACCACAGACCTTGCGATTACAAAGCGAACTCTATAACCACAAGACGCCACATTCACATTCATATTCAAAAAGACCCTCTTTTTACACTCTTTAGAATTTCTGCTAATGAGCATGTTAATTTGATGAGCATCTCAGTGATGTTTACCTTGTGTGTGTAATGATTGTTTTATGTCTAGATAGTTCAGCATCTGTTTCCCAAGAAAGTCTCAATATAATTTGATTTGAGCGATCAACTAGCTAAGCATTTTTGGCAACTCTAAAAGCAACTTTGTCTACAGTGCTGAAACAAGAGCAGATCGAACTACAAAGTAATCCTTTGTATCCTGGTGTATTCCTGACAAATTTTCAATACACATATACTTGGATATTTGGTAACTGAAACTTTACAGAAAAGCTGACTAAAGAGCGATGCTTAGTGGCAAGTAAAAATTTTCATTACG is a window encoding:
- the LOC130623850 gene encoding uncharacterized protein LOC130623850 gives rise to the protein MEPFAILEKIQRSLECRNFPDLNFKPKQVKCLESIVRGQDVIGVFPTGYGKSLIFQLLPDVIRNKDEKSSIVIVITCLNAIMEDQVNFLKKVGMTCYILRDLNFEENAVQTLFEDICLSDKTEDVLPSFVLDGHCDFLFCHPEAILSERGRTLMKTKIYQKNVKACVIDEAHCLDTWGKEFRKEFENAMRAFFREVPFIALTATATEKTLAKIKHILGMKTPTIISVNPNRKNVYMCKEKRKVGEEGIENIILPLAKELKSLKKSFPQTIIYCGLRFCGYIYKLIKNVLKEHMYVENITNPSNCLIVQFHAPQTK
- the LOC130623851 gene encoding Golgi-associated plant pathogenesis-related protein 1-like; translation: MSRLVFCLTIYVICNLSDTRVSCYENVTSTSVEGASLYAHNFLRALHGVLPVKWNKTLAKGAESWARVLANKSKLMLSNYSEYFSENVYALRGTDEPQSAYIATHRWYSEIKNYPFDDHNITKENYLSSAFSALIWDDVKQLGIGVSHHIGTRESYVVARYSPKPNIGNFSAHVKPPLKFKKDKKIVIPPLEDLIKPTDPEAKKSLYL